Below is a genomic region from Corvus hawaiiensis isolate bCorHaw1 chromosome 24, bCorHaw1.pri.cur, whole genome shotgun sequence.
TCATCTCAAACTGATACCCACATCCCCAGCTTCAGACCAAAGCCAGGGGCTGTGTTGCCAGTACAGCTCCAGCACCGGCAGGCCcatcctgggaatgggaacagcaccgggaatgggaattGGAGACAGGGTCATCACACTGTGACTCCCACAACCAGTTTCAGACCAAAGCTAGGGGCTTTGTCTGCCAGTACAGCTCCAGCACAGGTGGGCCCATCCTGGGAATAGGAAAACCGGGAAcaggaatggcactgggaatggggaacacAACTGGGAATGGAAACAGGAGATGGGGTCACCCTGCTGTGAAGCCTTCCACCTGTGGGGTCAGTTCTTGCAGCTGACTGACAGGCCCACTGCGACCCCCAGCCCCAGTTTCAGACCCAAGCCAGGAGGCTATGCTGTCAGtacagctccagcaccagcaggccccgctgggaatgggaaatgggaacacggggaatgggaacaggaacGGGAAGGGTACCAGGAAACACCTCAGCGtgaccccccctcccccccggcAGGGTCAgtcagggacagggagcacagGGGTGAGAGGGGGTGGGCaatgggggctgcaggggctgggggataATGGGAGCCCCGGAGGACACGGATGGCGCTTGGTACCAGGGGAAACAGCCCGGACCGGCTGCTTCTGTGCGGTACCGGGAGACACCGGGGATAACGGGACACCACGGGGTCACTGGGACCTGCCTCGTACTGAGGGGGGCTGGGGGTTACGGACACCATGGGGGACACCGGAGGGGGACCAGGGGCTCTCTAGTGCCGGGGCGGACACCGggattggttgatactgggggaTAACGGAGCTGTCCCGTTCCGGGATACACTGGAAGCTTCTTAGCATCTGTGGAGTTCACGGTCTGCCCGGCACCGGGAGCTCACGGACACTGAGGACTGCCCCGTACCGGGAGGACCGCGGACTCAGGAACACCGGGGGCTGCCCGGAaccggggagggagggggcggACACCGATGTACTCCCGGTGCCGCGGAAGGGGGCGGGACTAGGGGTGTGCGGGGCCTCCCGCGACAGTGCCGGTACCGGGACAAGGCCCCGCCCTTACGTGGTCTCCATGGAAACGGTGGGCGGCTGCCAGGAGTCGGGCGGCACGGCGGCCATGCTGCGGCGGCACCGGCGGCGGAAGGACCCCGCGCTTCCGGGCCACGCCCCTAGCCCGGCGGGCACCAATGGGAGGCGGGGCGCCGGAGAGGGGAGAGCCAATCAGCGAGGCCGAGGGCGAGGGGACGGGCCAGTCAGAGTGGCGGTTTAAAGGGCGCGGACCAATCGGAAGCCGGGGCGGGCGCGCCGCGATTGAGCCGCAAGGGGAGGGGGAATTCGAACGAGGCCACGCCCCCCCCGCTGGGCCACGCCTCCTCGGCGCGCGCGACGAGCGGGAGCCGGGGGCGgtgaggtggggaggggagcggggggCAGCGGCGACAGCGGGACCCCCGGGAAGGGGGGAGGCTGCGGGGAGATCGGGGGGAGAGGCGGCACAGAGCGCGGGGATGAACCGCCCCATGCGGGGGTGGCGTGACGTGGGGTcggggtgaggggctgggaccCCCTGGTGGGGGCTGAGGACCCTCAAGGATGGGGCGGTGAGGCCTGGATCGCCCGTGAGGGCTGGGACCTTCtcagtgtggggctggggtcGCCAAGGGGTTGGGGTGTGGGACTGGGACTCGTCGGTGGGGCTGGAACCCACTTAGTCTGGAGCTGGGACCCCCCCAGTGTGGGACTGGGACTCCTGGCTGGGGGTGTGTGGCTGGGGGGTTCCCCGGGTGTGGGGAAGGGATCCCCCCGTTATGGGGCTGACACCCCCCGCGTAGGGGCTGGGAGGCctagggatggggatgggaccCTCCAGGATCGGGATGCAGGACTGGGACCCCtcagtgtggggctggggtcCCCAAGGGATTGGGGTGAAGGGCTGGGACTCCTAGGTACGGGAATGGGGCCCCCTAGTGTGGGGCTGGAACCCCCTGAGGATCAAAATGTGGGGCTGGAGACCCCCCGGGATCGGGGtgtggggctggagccccagggtgTGGGGCTGTGACCCCCTGAGGATCAAAATGTGGCGCTGGGGACCCCCCGGGATCGGGTGTGGGGCTGCGACCTCCCAGTGTTGGGAGCTCTCAGTGTTGGGCTGGGGCCCCCCCGATAGGGGCTGGGAACCACCGTTGTGGCACTGGGGACTCACAGGGATcagggtgcagggctgggactcCCCATTGTGGCCCTGAGGACgcaggctgggggtgctgggctgtgggtTCCCCGGGCGGGGGTCGCCGATGTTATCCCCGCCTACCGGCGCCGGCGGAgccgtccctgtccccgtgccGGTGGCACCGAGCCCGGCGGCGCCTGGCACCGGCCGCGTCACCCGCGCGCTGCCCGGTGGCACCGGGCCCCCGCGGGGGGTTGGGGATACGGGGGGCGGGTAGGATCAGGGGTGGGGGACCCCGATGGGGTCGGTGGTGACCCCCCAGCTCCCGCAGGTGGCCCCGGTGCCCCGAGGAGATGGCCGAGGACCGAGGTACGGCAGCACCAGCGCTGCGTGTCCCCCGTGTTTCCCCCCCGGGGTGGGGGGGCGGCCGGGGCTCAccctcagtgtccccccagATGTTCGATTTGTCACCGAGGAGAGCTTCGACTTCGGCGTGCTGTCCCCATCTGACAGGTATGGGGGGGTTAGTGGGGACAGGGCACCGTATAGTTGGGGACATGGGGAATAGGATGGGACatggaggacagggagagatggcaCCTCATTGTCAATGTTCTAGGGGACGTGTTACTCCATGGATGGGGTTGTGGGGGATGTGGCAACTCATAGTTGGGGTCCTGGAGGTCACGAGGGACGTGACACCCCAAAAATGAGGTCCTAGGGGACATGTCACCCCATGAACAGGGTCTTGGGGGTTCCAGTGGACATGCCCCCCTCATAGATGCGGttctgggggtccctggggacGTGTCACCCCAGGGATGGGATCCTGGATGACTTCCTGGCAGTGGCGTTGGGGGCTGACACAGCAGGGGAAACAGGGCTGACATCACCTTTCCCCCTCCGCCCGCCCCATCCGCagccaggaggaagaggaggatgaggagagcCCGGGCGGGGGGTGCCGGCACGGGGGCGGCAACGGGCGCTGGAGTCCCCTGCGCGGGGCCCGTCTGGAAGAGATGGTGCGGGAGGCCACACgcctggcagcacagctggaggggTGCCACCTGCCCCCTCCCGCCCCCGGAGACCCCCCGGGACCCGGCGCCACgccccccggcaccccccgcagcccccgccgccaGACCTTCGTGGTGAAGGACAGCCCGGTGCGGGCGCTCCTGCCCACCGTGGAGTCGCGGGgacctgcccccagcccctgcccccccgCCAAGCCCCGGGGTGCCTCTGCTGCCACCAGTGTCCCCAAGGTAGGTGAGACCCCCGGGGGTAGGGGTCCCAGTCTGGCCGTGTCCCACCCGAGCTGAACACCCAGATTCCCCCACAAACCCATCCTGGATGGGGGGCAGTGCGTGCCTCCCCTGTCTCCAAGGGGCATCGCgacccccccagccctgtggaTGGGGAGCACTCACTGAGTGAtgcccccatgtccccacccTCTATTTCCAGGTACCCCCCAGC
It encodes:
- the PSRC1 gene encoding proline/serine-rich coiled-coil protein 1, whose amino-acid sequence is MAEDRDVRFVTEESFDFGVLSPSDSQEEEEDEESPGGGCRHGGGNGRWSPLRGARLEEMVREATRLAAQLEGCHLPPPAPGDPPGPGATPPGTPRSPRRQTFVVKDSPVRALLPTVESRGPAPSPCPPAKPRGASAATSVPKVPPSRHSTAAPKGPSGGRGLPPSRVGHPRPCPPQGQGAGARGRSEPPRDGTAGQPRARGGTVPCPLPTRQPHGRATTTPVPSGCSPAPTALPRVSSRTPAVGGRTPTPRGAGVARASPPTAATGCKPGSPPARLRPPRKTAVSSTPR